The following proteins come from a genomic window of Paenibacillus swuensis:
- a CDS encoding sugar ABC transporter ATP-binding protein, whose product MLKLNAIRKRFLNVVALDGVDLELRPGEIHALIGPNGAGKSTLMHILAGLLHPDEGSIELDGTNVQFKSVQDAGRHGIAMLHQDPVLVPDLSVCENIFLGAEPTIAGFIPRIGYMKAESRRLLKQLGYAVHPDTPVRSLTYSQQSIVAIAKALARKSRILIMDEPTSYLSGVESARLFDIMRRLREEGVTIVFISHRMKEVIDICDRVTVVRDGKHVLTSEVGAVTQEQLIRHMLGHSPQHWFPPILNSPGRALFEVRGLTQHPDFRDIHLKLHEGEILGIAGLVGSGKSELARALFAQARGNGGSLGSLGSLGNLLKSRNVRVGLVHSNRVEEGLFMELGVKSNLTISSLDVMEQRHLLNAEREVGAALDTVMDLDIKVEHLNQEVRFLSGGSQQKVALGKWLVSNCDLFLLDEPTRGIDLGSKGEMYATMHELVERGKGMIVFSSDVSELLGLCTRIAVMYEGAIVAELHHSEATEERIYALATGSEMV is encoded by the coding sequence ATGCTCAAACTTAACGCAATCCGCAAACGCTTCCTCAACGTTGTCGCACTCGACGGGGTCGATTTGGAACTCCGGCCGGGCGAGATTCACGCGCTGATCGGTCCGAACGGAGCCGGTAAATCGACGCTGATGCACATCCTGGCGGGACTGCTCCATCCTGATGAGGGCTCGATTGAGCTCGACGGAACGAATGTCCAATTCAAGTCCGTCCAGGACGCCGGCCGGCACGGCATCGCCATGCTGCATCAAGATCCGGTGCTCGTGCCGGATTTGAGCGTGTGCGAGAACATCTTCCTGGGAGCGGAGCCGACGATCGCCGGGTTTATCCCCCGCATCGGTTACATGAAGGCGGAGTCCCGGCGGTTGCTAAAGCAGCTAGGCTATGCCGTCCATCCGGACACGCCGGTCCGCAGTCTGACCTACAGTCAGCAATCCATTGTGGCGATTGCCAAAGCGTTGGCGCGCAAATCCCGCATTCTTATCATGGATGAGCCCACCTCCTACCTGTCCGGTGTGGAAAGCGCGCGCCTGTTCGACATCATGCGAAGACTGAGGGAGGAAGGCGTCACGATCGTATTCATCTCTCATCGGATGAAGGAAGTGATTGACATATGCGACCGGGTCACCGTCGTTCGGGACGGCAAGCATGTCCTGACCTCCGAAGTGGGCGCCGTCACACAGGAACAACTCATTCGCCACATGCTCGGACACAGTCCTCAGCATTGGTTCCCGCCGATCCTGAATTCGCCGGGGCGGGCGTTGTTCGAAGTCCGGGGACTAACGCAGCATCCGGACTTTCGTGATATTCACCTCAAGCTTCATGAGGGTGAAATTCTCGGCATTGCCGGGCTGGTCGGCTCTGGTAAATCGGAGCTGGCCCGCGCTCTGTTCGCTCAAGCCCGAGGCAACGGCGGGAGTCTAGGGAGTCTAGGAAGTCTAGGGAACCTGCTGAAATCGCGTAACGTGCGTGTCGGTCTGGTCCATTCCAATCGCGTGGAAGAGGGGTTGTTTATGGAACTTGGGGTGAAGTCGAACCTGACGATATCCTCCCTGGACGTCATGGAGCAGAGGCACTTGCTGAACGCGGAACGCGAGGTGGGCGCGGCTTTGGATACAGTAATGGATTTGGATATTAAAGTGGAACATTTAAATCAGGAGGTTCGCTTTTTAAGCGGAGGAAGTCAACAGAAGGTGGCACTGGGCAAATGGCTCGTGTCGAATTGCGATTTATTCCTGCTGGATGAGCCAACCCGGGGAATCGATCTCGGCAGCAAGGGTGAGATGTACGCGACAATGCATGAGTTGGTGGAACGGGGGAAGGGCATGATTGTGTTTTCCTCCGATGTATCGGAACTGCTGGGGCTGTGTACGCGAATCGCGGTCATGTACGAAGGAGCCATTGTGGCGGAGTTGCATCATTCGGAAGCGACTGAGGAGCGAATCTACGCGCTGGCGACAGGCTCGGAGATGGTGTAG
- a CDS encoding helix-turn-helix transcriptional regulator: MTRNLLPYELMTGHALFLRPPEIIRIVTGTSSFQGIILSFNIQLHDSVRVSLDRNVTSTIQLSEPERQRLEYALDVLQQEVKHPQLGSKEMISSYLQTIVIMLLRQIQQTAQSAYSPASHASASHPVPHLSSPHTSSIHSSSHEPKPIISTDYAPPLYESAHPPWPNVAASSEPTIGQHIQKYIEANFERELSLADLARLVHVSPHHLAHVFKDETGMAPIRYVIHCRMEKAKSLLLETNLKVYEIAERIGYPNLTHFNQIFKKLSGVSPGEYRKKR; this comes from the coding sequence ATGACAAGGAACCTGCTCCCCTATGAGCTGATGACCGGTCATGCCCTGTTCCTTCGACCCCCGGAGATCATTCGAATTGTAACGGGAACTTCGTCATTTCAAGGCATAATCCTCAGCTTCAATATTCAACTTCATGATTCTGTGAGAGTTAGCTTGGATCGCAATGTAACTTCAACGATTCAATTGTCGGAACCCGAGCGCCAACGTCTTGAATATGCTCTGGATGTCCTGCAACAAGAAGTTAAACACCCTCAATTAGGTTCAAAAGAAATGATCAGCAGCTATCTCCAAACCATTGTCATCATGTTACTACGCCAGATCCAGCAGACCGCACAATCAGCATATTCACCAGCATCGCATGCATCGGCATCACATCCAGTACCGCATTTATCCTCACCTCATACGTCATCCATACATAGTTCCTCACACGAGCCCAAGCCGATTATTTCCACGGACTACGCGCCGCCGTTATACGAATCTGCACATCCCCCTTGGCCAAATGTCGCCGCATCCTCCGAGCCAACGATCGGTCAACACATCCAAAAATACATTGAAGCCAACTTCGAGCGCGAGCTCTCCCTGGCGGATCTAGCGAGGCTGGTGCATGTCAGTCCGCATCACCTGGCGCACGTGTTCAAGGATGAGACGGGGATGGCCCCGATCCGTTACGTCATTCATTGCCGCATGGAGAAGGCGAAGAGCCTGCTGCTCGAAACGAACCTGAAAGTCTATGAAATCGCCGAGCGCATCGGCTATCCGAACCTGACCCATTTTAATCAGATTTTCAAAAAGCTTTCAGGCGTCTCCCCCGGAGAATACCGCAAAAAGCGATGA
- a CDS encoding FkbM family methyltransferase has protein sequence MAHTVTTVTKRNAAFDVVLRSHSSKVWSLINENQWEEGTFNVLDRFLNENFSYLDIGAWIGPTVLYGSHISKHVYALEPDAVAIKELRNNLKLNPAIAAKVTAIHAALSEKSGTASLYMRSAFGDSSSSLIQTVSDQSCSVKCMTIENLINKHRIKDLNFVKIDIEGSEYSLIPSMKPFLELVKPTLYLSLHPPFLIENLQRQYHSEAEVQARYNQIVETLIESLQMYKYIYDAAGTRIDQQVVLHESNYREYLFTNEVW, from the coding sequence ATGGCTCATACAGTAACTACGGTCACCAAAAGAAATGCTGCGTTTGACGTGGTTTTGAGATCGCATAGTTCTAAAGTGTGGAGTCTAATTAATGAGAATCAGTGGGAAGAAGGAACATTTAATGTACTTGACCGTTTCCTTAACGAGAACTTCAGCTATCTTGATATAGGCGCTTGGATTGGACCTACCGTATTATATGGTTCCCACATCTCCAAACATGTGTATGCGTTGGAACCGGATGCGGTTGCTATTAAAGAACTAAGGAACAATCTAAAACTAAACCCCGCGATCGCAGCCAAAGTAACGGCCATTCATGCCGCATTATCCGAGAAGTCGGGTACAGCCAGTCTATATATGCGCAGTGCCTTCGGGGACTCCAGTTCGAGCCTCATTCAAACCGTCTCGGATCAATCCTGCAGCGTAAAATGCATGACCATTGAAAATTTGATAAACAAGCACAGAATCAAGGACTTGAATTTTGTCAAAATCGATATTGAAGGCAGCGAATACAGTCTTATTCCATCTATGAAACCATTTCTTGAATTGGTGAAACCGACGCTATATCTATCGCTGCACCCACCGTTCCTTATAGAGAACCTCCAGCGGCAATATCATTCAGAGGCTGAAGTTCAAGCTAGGTATAATCAGATCGTCGAAACGTTAATCGAGAGTCTACAGATGTATAAATACATTTATGACGCGGCCGGCACCCGGATTGATCAGCAAGTTGTGTTGCATGAGAGTAACTACAGAGAGTATCTGTTTACGAATGAAGTATGGTAA
- a CDS encoding sugar ABC transporter ATP-binding protein: MTSCKPRRGETFAACHYRYRSGEKGMEGYVLQMQGINKAFNQVPVLKGVNLQVRPGEIHALLGENGAGKSTLMNILGGVHRPDAGELTVMGESVRFDSPRSSKAKGISFIHQELNVVTDLTVYANLYLGREKTNRYGFLNTAMMCEGASNVLNRMGLELDPRRYVRDLGPSYKQMVEIARALMEDAKVIIMDEPTTSLSEHEVERLMSLMRTLKESGVSIIYISHKLKEVLRICDRYTVLRDGTVAGNGEVRDTDEEQLTKLMVGRSVSGLSYYRTRPKGDEALAVNCLSSVPWFRNVSFSVQRGEIVGFIGLAGDGRTELFEHIIGYRKGAKGELRIHGIPKRIRDTKQALEEGIGFVPKDRKENGIFRDMSVLQNMSVSSLDSFTHQGLLRKRKEEAKFAEYRDRLNIKAPDSSVLITALSGGNQQKVILARWLEVDPDILVFDNPTQGIDVGAKSEVYQLIMNLAERGKAIILLSSEVSELQKLCDEVNVMYQGEITARLGRDEITEETVMLYATGARREERVL, from the coding sequence ATGACAAGCTGCAAGCCGCGGAGGGGCGAAACCTTTGCGGCTTGCCATTACAGGTATAGAAGCGGGGAGAAGGGTATGGAGGGCTATGTGCTGCAAATGCAGGGAATCAACAAGGCGTTCAACCAGGTACCCGTGTTGAAGGGTGTGAATCTGCAAGTCCGTCCCGGCGAAATCCACGCACTGCTCGGGGAGAACGGAGCGGGTAAATCCACGCTGATGAATATCCTCGGCGGCGTCCATCGACCGGATGCGGGCGAGTTGACCGTAATGGGCGAGAGCGTCCGCTTCGACAGTCCTCGCTCTTCGAAAGCGAAGGGCATCTCGTTCATCCATCAGGAACTGAATGTGGTTACGGATCTAACGGTGTATGCGAATCTGTATCTTGGACGTGAAAAGACAAACCGATATGGTTTTTTGAATACGGCAATGATGTGTGAGGGAGCTTCGAACGTGTTGAACCGAATGGGCTTGGAACTTGACCCCCGGAGGTACGTCAGGGATCTTGGCCCTTCCTACAAGCAGATGGTGGAAATTGCCCGCGCCCTGATGGAGGACGCCAAAGTCATCATTATGGATGAGCCGACAACTTCGTTATCCGAGCATGAAGTCGAGCGATTGATGAGTCTGATGCGCACCTTGAAGGAAAGCGGGGTCAGCATCATCTACATCTCCCACAAGTTGAAGGAAGTGCTGCGGATCTGCGATCGGTACACCGTGCTTCGCGACGGTACGGTAGCGGGCAACGGGGAGGTGCGGGACACCGATGAAGAGCAATTGACGAAGCTGATGGTAGGCCGAAGTGTAAGCGGACTTTCCTATTATCGGACGAGACCGAAAGGCGATGAAGCGCTGGCGGTGAATTGCTTAAGCAGTGTGCCGTGGTTTCGCAATGTATCATTCTCCGTTCAGCGGGGGGAGATTGTGGGGTTCATCGGCTTAGCGGGCGACGGCAGAACCGAGCTGTTCGAGCACATCATCGGCTATCGCAAGGGCGCGAAGGGCGAGTTGAGAATTCACGGCATTCCAAAGCGCATCCGTGATACGAAGCAGGCGCTGGAAGAAGGGATCGGCTTCGTGCCGAAGGATCGGAAGGAGAACGGCATCTTCAGGGATATGAGCGTGCTGCAGAATATGAGCGTGTCTTCACTGGATTCTTTCACGCATCAGGGACTCCTTCGGAAGCGAAAGGAAGAGGCGAAATTCGCCGAGTATCGGGATCGGTTGAACATTAAAGCGCCCGATTCGAGCGTGCTAATTACCGCGCTCAGCGGAGGCAATCAACAGAAGGTCATTCTCGCCCGCTGGCTGGAGGTCGATCCGGACATTCTGGTGTTCGACAATCCGACGCAAGGCATTGATGTCGGGGCCAAGAGCGAAGTGTATCAATTGATTATGAATCTGGCGGAGCGGGGGAAGGCAATTATTCTCTTGTCCTCCGAGGTTTCCGAACTGCAGAAGCTATGCGACGAGGTGAACGTGATGTATCAAGGTGAGATTACGGCGCGGCTCGGCCGGGATGAGATTACAGAAGAAACCGTCATGTTGTACGCAACCGGCGCCAGAAGGGAGGAACGGGTATTATGA
- a CDS encoding ABC transporter permease → MNLEWERRSNRPAHALGWLWSEYSVVFAFLAIVLLAVIVNGGDFASPTNFVNILRQVSIIGIISLGMSVVMLSGGIDLSVGAVLAFVGAITIIVLNNTGSVLIALVTAIGSGAVIGGLNGFMITKGRIASFIATLGVMAAARSLALYIADGGSIAGKVEGYTAIANHELLGLSYPIWIFLAVTAFIYVLMHKTKFGRYVYAIGSNEKAAILSAIRVDRVKIGVYMLCSILVGLAAVIESSRLNSISSASSGLSYELDAIAAVIIGGTRMTGGRGKVIGTFFGILILGVLNNTMNLVGVSPYLQGLVKGLIIITAVLLQRKD, encoded by the coding sequence ATGAACCTGGAATGGGAAAGACGCTCGAATCGGCCCGCGCACGCGTTGGGCTGGTTATGGTCGGAGTACAGCGTCGTGTTTGCTTTTCTGGCGATTGTGCTGCTGGCGGTCATCGTGAATGGCGGCGATTTCGCATCCCCTACCAACTTCGTCAATATTCTCCGCCAAGTATCGATTATTGGAATTATCTCGCTGGGGATGTCGGTTGTGATGCTCTCGGGCGGGATCGACTTGTCAGTAGGCGCGGTGCTGGCGTTCGTAGGCGCAATTACCATTATTGTGCTGAACAACACGGGGAGTGTACTGATCGCACTAGTGACCGCCATTGGGTCGGGGGCTGTAATCGGCGGCTTAAACGGATTCATGATCACAAAGGGAAGAATCGCGTCCTTCATCGCCACGTTGGGAGTGATGGCGGCGGCCCGCTCACTGGCCCTCTACATCGCTGATGGCGGCAGTATCGCAGGGAAAGTCGAAGGGTATACGGCGATTGCGAACCATGAATTGTTGGGGCTCTCTTATCCCATCTGGATCTTCCTGGCAGTCACGGCTTTCATCTATGTGCTCATGCACAAGACGAAGTTCGGCCGTTATGTCTATGCGATTGGCAGTAATGAGAAAGCGGCTATTCTGTCCGCAATCCGCGTCGACCGGGTGAAGATCGGCGTGTACATGTTGTGCAGTATACTTGTCGGCTTGGCTGCCGTCATTGAGTCTTCCCGCCTGAACTCCATTTCCTCCGCGAGCTCCGGACTATCGTACGAGCTGGATGCGATCGCGGCGGTCATCATCGGCGGAACCCGGATGACAGGCGGGCGCGGCAAGGTAATCGGCACGTTCTTTGGGATCCTGATCCTTGGTGTGTTGAACAACACGATGAATCTCGTGGGAGTGTCGCCATATCTGCAGGGACTGGTGAAAGGATTAATTATTATTACTGCCGTGTTGCTGCAGAGGAAAGATTAA
- a CDS encoding substrate-binding domain-containing protein — MKAWRRGFTACLAVVMVLVLAACNTNNGEGGSNDGKKVIGMSFPAADHGWLGAIISNAEDEAKAQGVEYVITTADDPNKQTNDIEDLISKKVDAIVMLPIETDAMTPVAAKVKKADIPLIIVDREINSDDFTALIKGDNKGIGLGAGDYLADVLGGKGNIVEIIGVPASVTTMRSEGFKEAIGKHPDMKIIASQAGDFQKEKSLTVMQNILQANPQIDAVYTHDDEMALGVLQAIKEANRTDIQVVTGAGGNKEVYKLIQEGSGLMKATFEYSPLMVKAAVKTAVDIVNGKEPAEKVITLDAKRVTKDNVGEMYDENANY; from the coding sequence ATGAAAGCATGGAGAAGAGGTTTTACCGCTTGTTTGGCTGTTGTGATGGTACTGGTGTTGGCCGCATGCAACACGAACAACGGCGAGGGCGGATCGAATGACGGCAAGAAGGTAATCGGCATGTCATTTCCGGCGGCGGACCATGGCTGGTTGGGCGCGATTATCAGTAATGCGGAGGACGAGGCGAAAGCGCAAGGTGTGGAGTATGTCATTACGACGGCGGACGACCCAAATAAGCAGACGAACGATATTGAGGATCTCATCTCCAAAAAAGTGGACGCCATCGTCATGCTGCCTATTGAAACCGACGCGATGACCCCGGTTGCCGCGAAGGTCAAGAAAGCGGATATTCCGCTTATTATCGTCGATCGGGAGATCAACAGCGACGACTTTACAGCCCTTATTAAAGGCGACAACAAGGGCATCGGACTCGGCGCCGGCGATTATCTGGCGGATGTGTTGGGCGGCAAAGGGAATATTGTCGAAATTATCGGTGTACCGGCCAGTGTAACGACTATGCGCAGCGAAGGTTTCAAGGAAGCGATTGGAAAGCATCCGGACATGAAGATCATCGCAAGCCAGGCGGGCGATTTCCAAAAGGAGAAATCGTTGACGGTCATGCAGAACATTCTGCAGGCGAATCCGCAGATTGACGCGGTCTACACGCATGACGACGAGATGGCGCTCGGCGTTCTGCAAGCCATCAAGGAAGCTAACCGCACGGATATTCAGGTGGTGACGGGCGCCGGCGGGAACAAGGAAGTGTATAAGTTAATCCAGGAGGGCAGCGGGTTGATGAAGGCGACGTTTGAATACTCCCCGCTGATGGTAAAGGCCGCGGTGAAGACGGCGGTAGACATTGTGAACGGCAAGGAACCTGCCGAGAAAGTGATTACATTGGACGCGAAGAGAGTGACGAAGGATAACGTAGGCGAGATGTATGATGAGAACGCCAATTATTAA